Proteins encoded within one genomic window of Mesobacillus subterraneus:
- a CDS encoding Na(+)/H(+) antiporter subunit C has protein sequence MEILMAFLIGILFMTATYLMLSKSLLRIIIGTGLLSHGAHLLLLTMGGLKRGAAPLLGENAPSYADPLPQALILTAIVISFGVTAFFLVVAYRAYQELGTDNMERLRGKEGHE, from the coding sequence ATGGAAATCTTAATGGCTTTTCTAATTGGAATTTTATTTATGACAGCCACTTACCTCATGCTTTCAAAAAGCTTGCTCAGGATCATTATCGGGACAGGGCTGTTAAGTCACGGTGCCCACCTTCTCCTGCTGACAATGGGAGGCTTAAAAAGAGGGGCGGCCCCGCTATTGGGAGAAAATGCACCTTCCTATGCCGACCCGCTGCCACAGGCACTGATCCTGACAGCGATCGTTATCAGCTTTGGTGTTACAGCATTCTTCCTGGTTGTGGCCTACCGTGCCTACCAGGAACTAGGAACCGATAATATGGAACGCTTGAGAGGAAAGGAAGGACATGAATAA
- a CDS encoding Na(+)/H(+) antiporter subunit B, translating into MKTNDVILQTVTKFVLFVIILFSIHLFFACHYYPGGGFIGGLMTSGAIVLLLLAFDIKTVKMILPFDYIKVVAVGLLIAIGTGAGALFFNKPFLTHAYTYAYLPLLGKTSLHTAVLFDTGVFLVVIGVTMTIIQTIGESE; encoded by the coding sequence ATGAAAACAAATGATGTCATCCTCCAGACTGTTACAAAGTTCGTCCTATTCGTCATCATCCTGTTTTCGATCCACCTGTTTTTCGCATGCCACTACTATCCGGGCGGTGGATTCATCGGCGGATTGATGACCTCTGGAGCGATTGTATTGCTTTTATTAGCATTCGATATCAAAACAGTCAAAATGATTTTGCCGTTTGATTATATAAAAGTTGTCGCTGTCGGTCTGCTCATTGCGATTGGAACAGGTGCTGGTGCGTTATTTTTCAATAAGCCGTTCCTGACGCATGCATATACTTACGCTTATTTGCCGCTCCTCGGCAAGACATCTTTGCATACAGCGGTTTTGTTTGATACAGGGGTCTTTCTTGTCGTCATTGGTGTTACAATGACCATTATTCAAACGATTGGAGAGAGCGAATAA
- a CDS encoding Na+/H+ antiporter subunit A: MSLLHLAVLSPLLLAILIPFLHKYFNNIHTGWFLLPLPAVLFAYFLQFISTTSHGGTVMESVAWISSLGINFTLKVDGLGLLFALLITGIGALVVLYSIYYLNPDKEKLNTFYVYLLLFMGAMLGVVLSDNLIVLYTFWELTSFSSFLLIGYWNHRERSRYGAQKSMLITVFGGLSMLGGILMLYIITGTFSITETIQMSNEVVNHPLFTATLILFLLGAFTKSAQFPFHIWLPDAMEAPTPVSAYLHSATMVKAGIYLVARMTPVFAHSGTWVWLVAGVGVVTLFWGSFSAVKQTDLKAILAFSTVSQLGMIMSLLGAGAAALHYGTIEDGYYIVAVTAAVFHLVNHATFKGSLFMVTGIIDHETGTRDIRKLGGLMNFMPITFTLAIIGTFSMAGIPPFNGFLSKEMFFTGMLRVAEMDIFNMDTWGILFPIIAWTASVFTFLYSMMYVFKTFMGKYQPEKLEKTPHEAPIGMLISPVILASLVIIFGIFPNVLSHSIISPAMGSILPSLLGNGEGFDVHISHWHGPTAELFMTIGVVTIGILLYKFMPKWTGVYRKFPERLALNRFYDRGLELLELTSRNITKSYMTGFIRTYLVYIFSFFILALASTLVFKNAFKLDLSNVAPIRFFEVMLVLIIAVSAISILFAKSRLTSIILLGAVGYTVALFFVLFRAPDLALTQLVIETVSVALFLLAFYHLPQIRRNEERIRFRATNALISIGVGAIVTMIALSAHSNKEFSSISEYYVENTYKKAGGENMVNVILVDFRGFDTMFEIAVLGIAALGIFAMIKLRLTRGRELDENK, encoded by the coding sequence TTGTCTTTACTTCACCTTGCAGTTTTATCACCGCTTTTACTCGCGATATTAATTCCATTTTTACATAAGTATTTCAACAACATCCATACAGGCTGGTTCCTTTTGCCGCTGCCTGCCGTGCTGTTTGCTTATTTCCTGCAATTCATCAGTACGACCAGCCATGGCGGCACCGTTATGGAAAGTGTTGCTTGGATTTCTTCTCTTGGGATTAATTTCACGTTAAAAGTTGACGGTCTTGGGCTATTATTCGCCCTGCTGATCACCGGAATCGGCGCTTTGGTTGTGCTGTATTCAATTTATTATTTAAATCCGGACAAGGAAAAGCTGAATACTTTCTATGTCTACTTGCTTTTGTTCATGGGCGCGATGCTCGGAGTGGTTTTATCAGATAACCTGATTGTTCTCTATACCTTCTGGGAATTGACCAGTTTTTCATCCTTCTTGCTAATTGGATATTGGAACCATCGCGAGCGTTCCCGCTATGGTGCTCAAAAGTCCATGCTGATCACTGTTTTCGGGGGATTATCCATGCTTGGTGGAATCCTGATGCTCTATATCATCACAGGAACCTTCAGCATTACTGAAACAATCCAAATGTCCAATGAAGTTGTCAACCATCCTTTATTCACTGCGACATTGATTTTATTCTTGCTTGGGGCTTTTACAAAATCGGCTCAGTTTCCATTCCACATCTGGCTTCCAGACGCGATGGAAGCACCTACGCCTGTCAGTGCGTACCTGCACTCTGCGACGATGGTTAAAGCGGGTATTTACCTTGTTGCCCGTATGACACCAGTTTTCGCCCATTCAGGTACATGGGTTTGGCTCGTAGCAGGAGTTGGGGTTGTCACATTATTCTGGGGTTCATTCTCAGCGGTAAAACAAACCGATCTAAAAGCGATCCTCGCTTTCTCAACTGTCAGCCAGCTGGGGATGATCATGTCACTTCTTGGGGCTGGTGCTGCAGCACTTCATTACGGCACGATTGAAGACGGCTATTATATTGTCGCTGTCACTGCCGCAGTCTTCCATTTGGTCAACCATGCCACATTCAAGGGTAGTTTGTTCATGGTGACCGGGATCATTGACCATGAAACGGGGACAAGGGATATTCGTAAGCTTGGCGGTTTAATGAATTTCATGCCAATCACGTTCACGCTAGCAATCATTGGAACATTCTCGATGGCCGGAATTCCTCCGTTCAACGGTTTCCTGAGTAAAGAAATGTTCTTCACCGGCATGCTGCGTGTAGCGGAAATGGATATTTTCAATATGGATACATGGGGCATCCTGTTCCCGATCATTGCCTGGACTGCAAGTGTTTTCACATTCCTGTACAGCATGATGTATGTATTCAAGACTTTTATGGGCAAGTACCAGCCTGAGAAACTGGAAAAGACACCACACGAAGCACCAATCGGAATGCTGATTTCACCGGTGATCCTTGCATCACTTGTCATCATTTTCGGTATTTTCCCGAATGTGCTGTCCCATAGCATCATTTCGCCTGCTATGGGGTCGATACTTCCTTCATTGCTCGGAAACGGCGAAGGATTCGATGTTCATATTTCTCACTGGCACGGGCCAACAGCTGAATTGTTCATGACAATCGGTGTTGTCACGATTGGAATTTTGCTCTACAAGTTCATGCCTAAATGGACCGGGGTTTATCGCAAATTCCCTGAGCGTCTGGCGCTGAATCGTTTTTATGACCGCGGTTTGGAACTTCTAGAGCTAACGTCAAGAAATATTACGAAGTCTTACATGACCGGGTTCATCAGGACCTATCTCGTTTATATCTTTTCATTCTTTATTTTGGCCCTTGCTTCGACACTCGTTTTCAAAAACGCATTCAAACTGGATTTGAGCAATGTTGCACCAATCCGCTTTTTTGAAGTTATGCTTGTGTTGATCATAGCCGTTTCAGCGATTAGCATTCTGTTTGCCAAATCAAGACTGACTTCGATCATCCTGCTTGGCGCTGTTGGCTATACGGTAGCACTGTTCTTCGTCCTGTTCAGAGCGCCTGACCTGGCACTGACACAGCTGGTCATTGAAACAGTATCTGTTGCTCTGTTCCTGCTAGCGTTTTACCATCTGCCACAAATCAGGAGAAATGAGGAGAGAATACGCTTCAGGGCTACAAACGCGCTGATTTCGATTGGCGTAGGGGCAATTGTAACGATGATTGCTTTATCTGCTCACAGCAATAAGGAGTTTAGTTCCATTTCAGAGTACTATGTTGAAAATACTTACAAAAAAGCTGGCGGTGAAAATATGGTCAACGTAATCCTCGTTGATTTCCGCGGCTTCGATACAATGTTTGAGATTGCCGTTCTTGGTATCGCTGCCCTTGGTATTTTTGCGATGATCAAGCTTCGGCTGACAAGGGGGAGAGAATTGGATGAAAACAAATGA
- a CDS encoding DUF5366 family protein, with protein sequence MRNPYLTSYFPLLSIIIFSLSLSVRTETELISILKNAGIYDGMLEFFSDTGIKLSLLILLVVVYFMVFAAMKLLADTINEVSLLFFSKDHDGESLYLIRHGATIYFVGSVISLLSFYSFIGIMTIFTVTTLVYFIYFVYKISAKLTMTGLIGIVFFQVILWSTLVLGIIYLAVKVYNSLIASLPI encoded by the coding sequence ATGAGGAACCCATATTTAACAAGCTACTTTCCGCTGCTGTCCATCATTATTTTTAGTTTGTCCCTATCCGTTCGTACGGAAACAGAATTGATCTCCATCCTGAAAAATGCCGGAATCTATGATGGAATGCTTGAATTCTTTTCTGATACCGGGATTAAATTATCCTTACTGATTTTACTCGTGGTAGTGTATTTCATGGTGTTCGCAGCCATGAAGCTGCTTGCAGATACCATAAACGAGGTCAGTCTCTTGTTTTTCTCGAAGGACCATGATGGGGAGAGTCTGTATTTAATTCGCCATGGCGCTACGATTTATTTTGTCGGCAGCGTAATATCCTTGCTCAGCTTCTATAGCTTTATTGGTATCATGACCATTTTCACTGTTACAACATTGGTATATTTCATATATTTTGTTTATAAAATCAGCGCCAAACTCACCATGACCGGTTTGATCGGAATCGTGTTCTTCCAGGTCATTCTCTGGAGTACGCTCGTCCTTGGCATCATATATCTCGCGGTAAAAGTGTATAACAGCCTGATTGCAAGCTTGCCGATTTAA
- a CDS encoding transglycosylase domain-containing protein codes for MKNQLIRSDNRMSNKIHLTQKGITVRITTGYLLILLLIPAFIAIVMLTFTEAGNVASFSATLDEKIDLTETKLSQTSLILANNGEVITEIYRPMNRSYAAGHEIPDFIKNVFIVSEDRNFEKHPGFDLPAIGRAFAINIHSDDIEQGASTITQQLARNQYLNHHKSYNRKLSEVLYAYQLEKSFSKAEILEQYLNAIYFHNSAYGIKAAADYYFKKTPAKLTEAEQAFLAAIPNNPSYYDPIKHFERTKKRQERLIDQMAQHGKIKPEAANKVKKEPIILTVDSRKNSYPDYSSYVLHELRELISEQENLDNPDDLSARIVELLRSGVTLHTNLDINMQKRAVQAVSKHLPDAEIQGAATVINHETGQIVAMSGGKGYQSGDFNRAYQAFRQPGSAVKPLLVYAPYFERFDANQDSQINAGPLCVKGYCPKNYGGSTYGMVSLERAFTNSYNTPAVRILQQVGVDEAFGDLKAFQFGKITKQDHVLASAVGGFTTGMSPLEMTSAYTVFSNKGIFLKPRAISKVTGFTGEVLYQWNEDPLQVWNPSTAAKVRILLQKTVTSGTARKVAGAGLDAGGKTGTTNDFKDFWFIGFNGSMTAGVWVGKDKPESMEKINHQSPHLLIWKDILKK; via the coding sequence GTGAAAAATCAGCTCATTCGTTCCGATAATAGGATGAGCAATAAAATCCATCTGACGCAGAAAGGAATTACCGTGAGAATTACAACAGGCTATCTTTTGATTTTACTATTGATCCCAGCGTTTATCGCTATTGTCATGCTAACTTTCACCGAAGCAGGCAATGTCGCAAGCTTCAGTGCTACGCTTGATGAAAAGATCGATCTTACCGAGACGAAGCTTTCTCAAACCAGTTTAATCCTTGCCAATAACGGCGAGGTCATTACCGAAATTTATCGACCGATGAACAGGAGCTATGCTGCAGGGCATGAAATCCCTGATTTTATAAAAAATGTGTTCATTGTTTCCGAAGATCGTAATTTTGAAAAGCATCCTGGCTTTGACCTTCCGGCGATTGGCCGTGCATTCGCTATCAACATTCATTCCGATGACATTGAACAGGGCGCGAGCACCATTACCCAGCAGCTGGCTCGGAATCAATACTTAAACCATCACAAATCATATAATCGTAAGCTGAGCGAAGTTCTTTATGCTTACCAGCTGGAGAAGTCTTTTTCAAAGGCAGAAATTCTCGAGCAGTATTTGAATGCGATATATTTTCACAATAGTGCTTATGGAATCAAAGCTGCCGCTGATTATTATTTTAAAAAAACGCCTGCAAAATTAACAGAAGCAGAACAGGCTTTTCTCGCTGCAATTCCAAATAATCCATCCTACTATGACCCGATTAAACATTTTGAACGAACAAAGAAGCGACAGGAACGGCTGATTGACCAGATGGCTCAACATGGAAAAATCAAACCAGAAGCTGCTAACAAGGTCAAAAAGGAACCGATTATTCTGACAGTCGATTCAAGGAAAAATTCATATCCGGATTATTCTTCCTATGTCTTACATGAACTGAGAGAATTGATTTCCGAACAGGAAAATCTCGATAACCCTGATGATTTAAGCGCAAGGATAGTGGAGCTGCTTCGTTCAGGGGTGACCCTACATACAAATCTTGATATTAACATGCAAAAACGGGCAGTCCAGGCAGTCTCAAAGCATCTGCCAGACGCAGAGATCCAGGGAGCTGCTACAGTCATCAACCATGAAACTGGCCAGATAGTCGCTATGTCAGGAGGAAAAGGTTATCAGAGTGGAGACTTCAATCGCGCATACCAGGCTTTTCGTCAGCCAGGCTCAGCCGTAAAGCCATTGCTTGTCTATGCCCCGTACTTTGAAAGATTTGATGCAAACCAGGATTCTCAAATAAACGCAGGCCCGCTTTGCGTAAAAGGATATTGTCCCAAAAACTACGGCGGTTCCACTTATGGAATGGTTTCACTTGAAAGGGCGTTCACGAACTCCTACAACACACCTGCAGTGAGAATTTTACAGCAGGTTGGCGTAGACGAAGCGTTCGGAGACCTTAAAGCATTTCAATTTGGAAAAATCACAAAGCAAGATCACGTTCTCGCATCGGCAGTCGGTGGATTCACAACTGGAATGAGCCCGCTAGAAATGACATCAGCATATACGGTTTTCAGCAATAAAGGGATTTTCCTGAAGCCAAGGGCAATCTCCAAGGTTACCGGTTTTACAGGAGAGGTACTTTATCAGTGGAATGAAGATCCTCTCCAGGTTTGGAATCCAAGCACCGCAGCAAAAGTCAGAATCCTCCTGCAAAAGACGGTAACTTCAGGAACGGCACGAAAAGTGGCGGGTGCCGGTCTGGACGCTGGCGGAAAGACCGGAACGACAAATGATTTTAAGGATTTCTGGTTCATCGGCTTCAACGGTTCAATGACTGCAGGCGTGTGGGTCGGCAAAGACAAACCAGAGAGCATGGAAAAAATCAATCATCAGTCGCCACATCTATTGATTTGGAAAGACATCTTAAAAAAATAG
- the kapD gene encoding 3'-5' exonuclease KapD, with protein MSEKERTTLFIDFEFTMPDRNSRRRGFYPEIIEAGAVLVENGKIVEQFSSYVRPMRFPILTERCRSFLNISQEQVNSGITFKALVDKLKSMGGNKNCQIVTWGNMDMKVLQQNCQQASVAFPLPGKQIDLSMEYKRFFGDQNQTGLWKAVQEYGREGTGKHHRALDDALTTYHIYKLVEKDKQYLQKPEPATIGDMVDFSKLLNKFA; from the coding sequence ATGAGCGAAAAAGAAAGGACAACATTATTTATTGATTTTGAGTTTACGATGCCTGACCGCAACAGCAGGAGAAGAGGCTTTTACCCGGAAATCATTGAAGCTGGCGCAGTTCTTGTTGAGAACGGCAAGATTGTTGAACAATTTTCGTCTTATGTAAGGCCGATGCGATTTCCGATTTTGACAGAACGCTGCCGTTCATTCCTGAACATTTCTCAAGAGCAGGTGAATTCAGGTATCACGTTCAAGGCTTTGGTAGATAAGCTTAAATCGATGGGCGGAAACAAGAATTGCCAGATTGTCACTTGGGGCAATATGGACATGAAGGTATTACAGCAAAATTGCCAACAGGCTTCAGTAGCTTTTCCGCTGCCAGGAAAGCAAATTGATTTGTCAATGGAGTATAAGCGCTTCTTCGGCGACCAGAATCAGACGGGTCTATGGAAGGCGGTACAGGAGTATGGCAGGGAAGGAACTGGAAAACATCACCGCGCACTGGATGATGCTTTGACGACATACCATATTTATAAGCTCGTCGAAAAAGACAAACAATATCTTCAAAAACCAGAACCAGCAACAATTGGAGATATGGTCGATTTTTCTAAACTGCTCAATAAATTCGCATAA
- a CDS encoding kinase-associated lipoprotein B → MAELNIGDQVTGIYKTGKYIGEITERRPQHYLVRVLAVSKHPMQGDLHNPKNAEVGFFHERKALSYREQANIPEKMVKPFDGDIPEYTQSLKEATIKLRAELQGDDSAWAQQSLKNLEALEKDYFK, encoded by the coding sequence ATGGCTGAATTGAACATCGGCGATCAGGTAACCGGTATTTATAAGACCGGCAAATACATAGGTGAAATTACGGAACGCAGACCACAGCACTATCTTGTCCGAGTATTGGCTGTCTCAAAACATCCAATGCAGGGCGACCTCCATAATCCAAAGAATGCAGAAGTTGGCTTTTTCCATGAAAGAAAAGCACTTTCCTACCGCGAACAAGCAAACATCCCGGAAAAAATGGTCAAGCCATTTGATGGGGATATCCCTGAATACACACAGTCATTAAAAGAAGCTACAATTAAGCTTCGTGCTGAACTACAAGGCGACGATTCTGCCTGGGCGCAGCAAAGCTTAAAAAACCTTGAGGCTTTGGAGAAAGATTATTTTAAATAA
- a CDS encoding peptidylprolyl isomerase, with amino-acid sequence MTKKIFAILFAMMVVLAGCGTADEKQEADEQKEETTNAGQPGQAEEDLDYPQATAEVQDNERLVEMVTSMGTVKIKLFPEQAPKAVENFIKHSEDGYYEGIIFHRVIDGFMIQGGDPNGTGMGGESIYDGPFEDEFSKELFNIRGALSMANSGPNTNGSQFFIVQNKELDASLPEKMKQAGYPEEVLKMYENGGTPHLDGRHTVFGQVVEGMDVVDKIAATPTAAGDKPEKDVVIEKINVLK; translated from the coding sequence ATGACTAAAAAAATATTCGCGATTTTATTTGCAATGATGGTTGTACTTGCAGGATGCGGCACGGCTGATGAGAAGCAGGAAGCAGACGAGCAGAAGGAAGAAACAACGAATGCTGGACAACCTGGCCAAGCCGAGGAGGATCTTGATTACCCTCAAGCGACAGCTGAAGTCCAGGATAATGAAAGGCTTGTGGAAATGGTCACTTCGATGGGAACAGTTAAAATCAAGCTTTTCCCAGAACAGGCTCCAAAGGCAGTAGAGAATTTTATTAAGCACAGCGAAGATGGATACTATGAAGGCATCATCTTCCACCGTGTCATTGATGGGTTCATGATCCAGGGCGGTGATCCTAATGGAACTGGAATGGGCGGCGAAAGCATTTACGACGGTCCGTTTGAAGACGAATTTTCAAAAGAGCTTTTCAACATCCGCGGTGCATTGTCGATGGCCAACTCAGGGCCAAACACGAATGGAAGCCAGTTTTTTATCGTCCAGAATAAAGAGCTGGATGCTAGTTTGCCAGAAAAGATGAAGCAGGCAGGCTATCCGGAAGAAGTGCTAAAGATGTATGAAAACGGCGGGACGCCTCATCTTGATGGCAGACATACCGTCTTCGGACAAGTGGTTGAGGGAATGGATGTAGTGGACAAAATTGCTGCAACTCCAACAGCGGCTGGGGACAAGCCGGAGAAAGATGTCGTCATCGAAAAAATCAATGTATTGAAGTAG
- a CDS encoding MalY/PatB family protein yields the protein MERIDFDKVVDRNNSHSVKWDAVDKVFGKDDILPMWVADMDFHPPQAVTDALKDRIEHGVFGYTFVPMSVTEAIRDWMKKRHDCEFKKSSIVFSEGVVPSISTAIRAFTEKGDKVLVHSPVYPPFFNMVNNNDRTLVTSNLLYENGRFELDFADFEAKLKEGVKMFILCNPHNPGGRVWTREELEKIGDLCVKHDCLIVSDEIHSDLVFKPNVHIPIASIKDEFREITTTFVAPSKTFNLAGLQASAALIPNKDLKVKFKEIHEQQGFFTLNAFAIAGMEAAYRGGEEWLDQLLAYLDKNMKIATDFMAEHLPALKPMKADATYLLWIDCRELGLSDEEIKDTLLNKGKLGLEPGTKYGEGGEGFVRMNLACPRETLYDGLERLKLAFS from the coding sequence ATGGAAAGAATAGATTTTGACAAAGTAGTGGACCGGAACAATTCACATTCAGTGAAGTGGGATGCTGTCGATAAGGTTTTCGGCAAGGACGATATCCTGCCAATGTGGGTCGCGGATATGGACTTCCATCCTCCACAGGCAGTTACCGATGCACTGAAGGACCGGATCGAACACGGGGTTTTTGGATATACGTTTGTCCCGATGTCAGTGACAGAAGCCATCCGGGACTGGATGAAAAAACGCCATGACTGCGAGTTCAAGAAATCATCTATCGTTTTTAGCGAAGGCGTTGTCCCTTCAATCAGCACGGCAATTCGGGCATTTACTGAAAAAGGCGATAAAGTGCTTGTTCATTCTCCTGTGTACCCACCATTTTTCAACATGGTCAATAATAATGACAGAACTCTGGTAACATCTAATCTTCTTTACGAAAACGGGAGATTCGAACTCGACTTTGCTGACTTTGAAGCAAAGCTGAAAGAAGGAGTGAAGATGTTCATCCTTTGCAACCCGCATAACCCGGGTGGCAGGGTATGGACGAGAGAAGAGTTGGAAAAAATCGGCGACCTGTGCGTGAAGCATGACTGCCTGATCGTTTCTGATGAGATTCACTCCGATTTAGTGTTTAAGCCTAATGTCCATATCCCAATCGCATCAATCAAGGATGAGTTCAGGGAAATCACGACGACATTCGTTGCGCCAAGCAAAACATTCAATCTTGCTGGCCTGCAGGCATCTGCCGCATTGATTCCTAACAAGGATTTGAAGGTGAAATTCAAGGAAATCCATGAGCAGCAAGGCTTCTTCACATTGAATGCCTTCGCGATCGCCGGAATGGAGGCAGCCTACCGCGGTGGCGAGGAATGGCTTGATCAACTGCTAGCTTATCTGGATAAGAATATGAAAATCGCTACAGACTTCATGGCAGAACATCTGCCCGCACTGAAGCCGATGAAAGCAGATGCCACTTACCTTTTGTGGATCGATTGCCGCGAGCTTGGACTGAGTGACGAGGAGATAAAGGATACGCTGCTCAACAAAGGCAAGCTTGGACTTGAACCAGGAACGAAGTACGGTGAAGGCGGAGAAGGCTTCGTCCGGATGAATCTCGCCTGCCCGCGTGAGACTTTGTATGATGGACTGGAAAGACTGAAACTTGCGTTTAGTTAG
- a CDS encoding DUF1871 family protein, with amino-acid sequence MESKELSYKLIDVLNKWDPFKVGAGQFDPEIADILQAVHDHDEADKIAEKIQSVFEFSFEEVLPYEECLSMANKLLAIKNKDACSL; translated from the coding sequence TTGGAATCTAAAGAACTTAGTTATAAATTGATCGATGTTTTAAATAAATGGGATCCTTTCAAGGTAGGCGCAGGCCAGTTCGATCCGGAAATCGCCGATATCCTTCAGGCTGTCCATGATCATGACGAAGCCGATAAAATCGCCGAAAAGATTCAGTCTGTTTTTGAATTTTCATTTGAAGAAGTTTTGCCATACGAAGAGTGTCTTTCGATGGCGAACAAATTGCTGGCAATCAAGAACAAGGACGCATGTTCTCTATAA
- a CDS encoding alpha/beta fold hydrolase yields the protein MKKAKLPLVLSSYIPYFHLYVKFHLARSGVKQNLQNVVYDHSLINDEMLYGYLSPFLEDEIFKALTMMIRHREGDLAAEELRRIDAPCLLIWGEHDKVVPVRIGRKLNNDLKNSELVILKETGHLVPEERPEDVHQLINRFMAAEETAGATANGSL from the coding sequence TTGAAAAAGGCAAAGCTCCCGCTCGTACTTTCAAGCTACATTCCTTATTTCCATCTGTATGTAAAGTTTCATCTGGCACGCTCCGGAGTAAAGCAGAACCTGCAAAACGTCGTCTATGACCATTCATTGATCAATGATGAGATGCTGTATGGATATCTTTCTCCATTTTTAGAGGATGAAATTTTCAAAGCCTTGACGATGATGATCCGCCACAGGGAGGGCGATCTTGCAGCGGAGGAATTGCGAAGAATAGATGCGCCATGCCTGCTGATCTGGGGTGAACATGATAAAGTCGTTCCGGTCCGTATTGGGAGAAAGTTGAATAATGACTTGAAAAATTCAGAGCTTGTCATTTTAAAGGAAACTGGTCACCTTGTCCCCGAGGAACGCCCTGAAGATGTCCACCAGCTCATCAACAGGTTTATGGCAGCAGAGGAAACAGCAGGAGCAACAGCAAACGGCAGCCTTTGA
- a CDS encoding alpha/beta fold hydrolase, producing the protein MEFARNKTVRGIDLYYEHYQNPESKETLVLLHGFLSSTFSFRHLVPLLKEDYNVISVDLPPFGKSGKISSFKYSYENLAATVVELMKSLGIREFNVVGHSMGGQIAMNILLHHPDHVKKRNFALQFRIFEKGKAPARTFKLHSLFPSVCKVSSGTLRSKAEPAKRRL; encoded by the coding sequence ATGGAGTTCGCCAGAAATAAAACCGTAAGAGGGATCGATCTTTACTATGAGCACTACCAGAATCCAGAATCGAAGGAAACACTGGTATTGCTTCATGGATTTCTTTCCTCAACTTTCAGCTTCAGGCATTTGGTCCCCCTGTTAAAAGAGGATTATAACGTCATTTCTGTGGATCTTCCCCCTTTTGGGAAAAGCGGCAAGATCTCCAGCTTTAAATATTCCTACGAGAACCTTGCTGCGACGGTTGTTGAATTGATGAAATCCCTTGGCATCCGTGAATTCAATGTAGTTGGCCATTCAATGGGCGGCCAGATAGCGATGAACATCCTATTGCATCACCCGGACCATGTGAAAAAAAGGAATTTTGCTTTGCAGTTCAGGATATTTGAAAAAGGCAAAGCTCCCGCTCGTACTTTCAAGCTACATTCCTTATTTCCATCTGTATGTAAAGTTTCATCTGGCACGCTCCGGAGTAAAGCAGAACCTGCAAAACGTCGTCTATGA
- a CDS encoding helix-turn-helix domain-containing protein, producing the protein MTAIGQNIKVCRERAGISQEELALKIRVGTRTIQRYESGEQTPKSQTILKISTALDVPASELMGDIYYAAPPELDERPSSL; encoded by the coding sequence ATGACTGCAATAGGCCAGAATATCAAGGTTTGCCGTGAACGAGCAGGAATTTCACAGGAGGAACTCGCTTTAAAAATCAGGGTAGGTACGCGGACGATTCAAAGATACGAAAGCGGCGAGCAGACACCTAAATCGCAGACGATTCTAAAGATCTCAACTGCCCTCGATGTCCCTGCGTCAGAGTTAATGGGAGATATATATTACGCTGCACCACCAGAACTCGACGAAAGACCAAGCAGCTTGTAG